The region caaataaatttatttaatatgctATTTATTAGGGATAGTGGTTTGAAGTCTAAGTCAGCACCCACCCATGGATTTAGCATGAAATTGTGGGAGTGGAGTTAAAATCTGTAACTGCTGTGTATGGCTTTAAAAGCCAATCTTTCCCGTTAATAAAAGGTGAGTTGACAGTACATACAAATATATTTCTCTATTCTGCTGTGTTTAACAACATCTGCCCCAAGGTCCTTGACAGACTacaactcaaccaccaaggaatgaagtggagagtcaagcaacaccactaccaacaccagaagaaccatctcagtagtttaggatgaaattacagattaagaggaggccatgatagcagctacaagcgtcttagttattttttggaatttctgatgtagaattcattattgatgtactgcattttgactttccttaaacttcgtccaatttcacttttgtcaaacattgatgtagtgcattttgatgaggatggattaatgttatgaatttaacttcttcccgtcttagatcaatttaatttttcccaagcttagatcaatatcacttacttcaattCTCAGattaaaatgtcattttgaacatgttgggactaatatcaacataatcaaactaattcatttcttcatttaatgctcaaattaaaatgttattttgaacatgttgagactaatatcaacataatcaaactaattcatttcttcattaacaatagtacaaaacagattagactttaaaagattacacacaataacagtacaaataatacaataacaacacaagtgaaTCCTATTACTATATGCagcctcttctcagcaaccttcaatgacttctccaaatcattaatctgcctcatttgtgtcataatgaacatccttttcatcaacaccaccatttgaaaaagttgcaacccacattattggaaccatcactctgtaaatcaataaaccaaaaattaaaaccaatttattattaacacaaaaataaaaatagattgtacccaaaattttctaccaatattctttgagttcttgtcatcctcaaaATTGCCATCTCTCCGCagctacaaatcggggttaatccatttctcgttgaactaccaacagtgcacgaagtgatacaataCGGTtacctccaacgattacaaccagaggtaaaggaagaagattgcagcaacaccaattgggaatggaggaacaagattgttaaaactcaccaactgcccaaacattccttaccaaaaccttagctcacttatttatccccaaatatataattaccaCACCTGTACAACACACTCTAATACAAACTAAATTGCGCCACCTGTataatgctccgttaatgatttaaacaacgttacaaaaaaaggaccaaataaaacacgaattgtgaaaatgaggatcattttaaacattcggtaaaaataaggacaattttaaatattctgtcaaaatgagaatCATCCAGAACAAAcattacgaaaatgaggacaaaaaaatatttaaacctttaaattaaaaaatcgtGTGACCACACAACTTTCTATTGGAAGTTGTTTTGCCTCCACAAATGTCTGGTGAACCAATTTCCCACCATAAACTTGTTAAGGATtacaactttattatttataaaaatttggtcaaatttatcaaaacaaaaaatatttataccaCGGTTGACAAGACTAAATTTTTAAGTAGTATACGCCATATCAAGATTCAAAAGAGAGAGTAAAATGTTTGATAATTGATATCTAAACCCCTTCGTTGTGATATGAAAGCCAAACCAACATGTACTTGAAAAGATTCTTAAAATTTTGTGGAATCAACCCAAAAGGCAAGCCAATTCAGCAAAAAGATGATGATGACAGAGAAGTAATCTTAAAGATCAGATTTTTCTAAATGAGTTGAGATTTATAGGAAGTTACTGAACCCCAAAAGAAAACATACTCTCCGATGACCACCCTTACAGTGACGGTGACCAGGGATTCACCCTCGAACGATAGTTCTGGCCAAATATGAAGGTTCCGACACCGCCACTACCAAGGTTTCGACTCCCTCAAATGATGTTCCCAAACCGCCGGCACCAAGGATTGGACTCCTTCAAACACGGCAGCACCAAGCCTTGAAAACCACCACTTCTCTCTCCTCTCTTTCTCTCAACCCATCTATTCTTCTGCCGTTTCTCCCAACCGTaagaaatttagaaatatttaattgtgCATCCATATTACCTTTCTAACCTTTGCCATCTAAGCAATATTTGTCACATTATCAATGTCAAAATGGGAGTAAATTTTCCCATGCAAGACAGCATTTTCCTTCTTAAAATGCACACGGTCATTCTCCATCCTTTTGATAAAAGAGAAAGCTCTTAGCATTCTATGGCCAATCTTTACAAACTGTGAGGAATATCTGAACATGTGCTATGTCCATTTCAGAAAAGAACGTCACTCTCTTCGACTTGTGAATCCTTTGCTCTTCTTCCCTCTCTCTCGCACTCATTTTTAACATAACCAGAGTAACagtttcaaattcatgaaaccAATTCCTCCATTTACTCACCAATTTCCTAAGTTACAGACCTTGTTTTCTTCAATTAGAAATTCATCGGGGTCCTCACAAAACCCAGTTCTTGTTTTGGAACTTCTGGGCAAAGCGTTAGACCAATACCCAGATATCAAAGCATTGAAAAATGTGCATTCCAAGGTTTTTAATCTCAGTTTTCACGAAAACCCATCTCTGGGAATCAAACTAATGCGGGCATATGCAGCCTGTGGAGAACCTGGGTTGGCACGCAAGGTGTTTGATGGAATTCCTGAGAGGAATGTTATTTTCTATAATGTTATGATCAGAAGCTATGTGAATAACCATTGGTACAATGATGCATTGATTGTTTTCAGGGACATGGTTGGTGGTGGATTTAGTCCTGATAACTATACTTACCCTTGTGTTTTGAAGGCTTGCTCTTGCTCTGACAATGCGAGAATCGGGTTTCAACTTCACGGAGCTGTGTTTAAGGTTGGGTTTGACTTGAATTTATTTGTTGGAAATGGTCTCATTGCGTTGTACGGGAAGTGTGGTTGCTTGCTGGAGGCACGGCGTGTTCTTGATGAAATGCCAAGTAGGGATGTTGTTTCATGGAACTCAATGGTTGCTGGATATGTTCAGAATATGCGGTTTGATGATGCGCTACATATTTGTCGAGAAATGGAGTGTCTAAGGCATAAACCGGATGCTGGTACAATGGCTAGTCTCCTTCCTGCAGTAACTGACACTTCATCagaaaatatttcatatgtTAAGCAGATGTTTGTGAATTTGGAGAAGAAAAATTTGGTCTCATGGAATGTGATGATAACTGTGTATATGAAAAACTCAATGCCTGAAAAAGCTGTTGATCTTTATCTACAAATGGAGAAATGTGAAGTGGAACCAGATGCAATCACTTGTGCTAGTGTACTTCCAGCATGTGGCGATCTTTCAGCTTTGTTGTTAGGAAGGAGGATTCATGAATATGTTGAGAGGAAGAAGCTGTGTCCAAATTTGCTTCTGGAGAATTCATTGATAGACATGTATGCTAGATGTGGATGTCTAGAAGATGCAAGAAGAGTGTTTGACAGAATGAAGTTTCGTGACGTTGCATCATGGACTTCATTGATATCTGCCTATGGTATGACTGGAAAAGGCAATAATGCCGTGGCACTCTTCACTGAAATGCTAAATTCAGGTCAAAGTCCAGATTCCATTGCCTTTGTCGCGATTATCTCAGCCTGTAGCCATTCAGGATTATACAATGAAGGGAAGCTTTACTTTAAGCAGATGACAGACGATTATGGAATAACACCAAGAATTGAACACTTTGCTTGTTTGGTGGATCTTTTAGGACGATCTGGACGAGTAGATGAGGCGTATAATTTCATCAAACAGATGCCAATGGAGCCTAATGAAAGAGTTTGGGGGTCACTGCTTAGCTCCTGCCGGGTGTACTCCAACATGGATATTGGGCTTGTAGCTGCTGACAAACTGCTTCAGTTGGCTCCTGAGCAATCTGGCTACTATGTGttgttatcaaatatttatgcAAAGGCTGGTAGATGGACAGAAGTAACAGCTACTCGATCACTaatgaagagaagaaaaattcGAAAAATGCCTGGGATCAGCAATGTTGAGCTGAATAATCAGGTCCACACCTTTCTTGCGGGTGACACGTCACACCCACAGTCAAAGGAGATATATGAAGAGCTAAGTATGCTGGTTGGAAAGATGAAAGAGTTAGGATACGTCCCCGAGACTGATTCTGCTCTTCATGACGTGGAGGAGGAGGATAAAGAATGCCATCTAGCTGTTCACAGCGAGAAGTTAGCTattgtgtttgctattttgaATACCCGAGAACTTCCAATCAGAATTACCAAAAACCTCCGTGTTTGTGGAGATTGTCATATTGCTATCAAGCTTATCTCTAAGATAGTTCAACGTGAAATTGTCGTCAGGGACACCAATCGATTCCACCATTTTAAGGATGGTACATGCTCTTGTTGCGATTATTGGTGAAGCTACTTCTGGCTGATTATAGTTGGAGAGAACTGCAAGTTCAAAGGTTTCTATACATGCTGATGGATAAttctcttatttcttatttgtttggTACATCGGTGGAACAAGAACTTGGATAAAGGAGGGATTAAATGGTGTAGAGGGAGATGGATTTTGCAGCACCATCAAACTCCAATGTTACAGATTGGAAATGGTACTAGTTAGCTTCCTCTATGATTGTACAACAAAGAAAAATCCTTTTTGATGCAGGACAATGCATTTTAGTAGTGATTGATTCGTCTTGCAGGATAAGGCAGAACCATTGTTGTTCTTATTCATTACACTGTCAACAGGTTATTTAAAGGTTGCAATTTTGCATTGGCCACGCTTTAGGGACAATGCTGTTCTAAAGTTAGGTGACAAAAGTATATATTCCTATTGGCTTTGGATTTCTTAAAGCCTTTACTTGCTTTcaaaataatgaccaatttggATAAATCTTCTCGTAAGTatttatagaagaagaaaatatggaGTTAAATTGAATCAAACTTCCGGAAGTTAAAATCTACTTCTGTGGcataatttgattataaatagAGTAAAATATGTCCAAACTGATCCAAATTCATTTTGTAGAACCCTTGATGAACTGTAAAGTCACAGTCAAGTTCATACAATAATCCAAAGTCCCCCTAATGTAGCATAAGTTTGACCATGAATGTCAATCCAAAGAAATCCTATTCCAACATGTAAAAGGAATAATATGGGGGAAACGAAATTAAAAGAACTACAGACAATGAATGGAACTTAAATTGAAACCTAAAATCTGAATAAAAGATACAGAGAGATATGCTAAAACAATGGAAATGAAAATGTTCGATAAAATGCCACAAAGCACTAAAAATGTGGATTATGCAATGCTAATGCTTAGGACACGTTTGAACGATTTTAACAATGTAAGGAAAATATTTAGAATCACTAAAATACTCAAACAGAAAAATCACGTATAAATCTGGAAAACTAAAAAACCTCATTTCTAAATATGGAAATGAACGGAACTAACCTATAAACCTAAAATCAAACGTGTTGAAGGTGCTTCGTACAAATTTCCTAAGCTAATAAATGCAAAACAGTGAATTAAAACATAAAGAATAGTGCAAAACTGAGAAATTGCAAAGCTAAACCAAGAACAACTATATTAAAGGTAAAAACTAAATAATCTAACTTTTGAATTTTCTGAAACTTGGTGCAAGATGTGTTTATGAGTTAAAGGATTGTATACGTATGataagaaaggaaagaaagaacaATGGTTTGAATTGAAGAAAACAGAATCAAAAGTCAGAATTGGTGAAAATAGAACAGAACTTGAATATTCTGAAAAATTAGTTCATAAACCATCCTTGTTCATGTTACtttcaattttgatttctaGTAGTTCAAATCTGAATTTCCTAGATAAGAAAGATCCTTTAGATCAATTAAC is a window of Vigna unguiculata cultivar IT97K-499-35 chromosome 4, ASM411807v1, whole genome shotgun sequence DNA encoding:
- the LOC114182217 gene encoding putative pentatricopeptide repeat-containing protein At3g49142, with the translated sequence MKPIPPFTHQFPKLQTLFSSIRNSSGSSQNPVLVLELLGKALDQYPDIKALKNVHSKVFNLSFHENPSLGIKLMRAYAACGEPGLARKVFDGIPERNVIFYNVMIRSYVNNHWYNDALIVFRDMVGGGFSPDNYTYPCVLKACSCSDNARIGFQLHGAVFKVGFDLNLFVGNGLIALYGKCGCLLEARRVLDEMPSRDVVSWNSMVAGYVQNMRFDDALHICREMECLRHKPDAGTMASLLPAVTDTSSENISYVKQMFVNLEKKNLVSWNVMITVYMKNSMPEKAVDLYLQMEKCEVEPDAITCASVLPACGDLSALLLGRRIHEYVERKKLCPNLLLENSLIDMYARCGCLEDARRVFDRMKFRDVASWTSLISAYGMTGKGNNAVALFTEMLNSGQSPDSIAFVAIISACSHSGLYNEGKLYFKQMTDDYGITPRIEHFACLVDLLGRSGRVDEAYNFIKQMPMEPNERVWGSLLSSCRVYSNMDIGLVAADKLLQLAPEQSGYYVLLSNIYAKAGRWTEVTATRSLMKRRKIRKMPGISNVELNNQVHTFLAGDTSHPQSKEIYEELSMLVGKMKELGYVPETDSALHDVEEEDKECHLAVHSEKLAIVFAILNTRELPIRITKNLRVCGDCHIAIKLISKIVQREIVVRDTNRFHHFKDGTCSCCDYW